The window acggtTTAACTTGTACTAAATTACCACATCCTTGCCAAACGTCTTCTCGATCATCAATAATGCAAACCAAATCATCACCACAAGGAAACAATGCACTataatcaaacaaataaaaaaacaaatataaatatccaaCCTAGATGTTGTAGacattgattataaataataaatatttactgtAAATTTGCTGCTTTTAAAACTGGATTGAAACATTCATCTCTTGATAATATACGTTGTGAAAATAATTCACCTTTTTCATCAAGTACCTCAGCAACTTTATGAGCATATGATCTTGATCCAAATGTACAAATAtgtaattcataaattttactcATTTCAGTTAAAAAATGTTCTGTACCAGGTCTTAGTCTGGTGTGGTACCACTGTGAATTATTACCATGTAATTGAAAATGTTTAACACcctgaaaacaataaaaaaatcaacaactgttttaacaaaataaatataaattataatttaaaaataatgcagTACCTTCATATTTGGTGGTACATTTTCATGTGTTGTATGAACAATTGTCTGATCTAAATCAACAAGTAATGCTAATTTTTTATCCATCAATAATCTTTCTTCATCAGCTTTACCAATTTTTTCAGCTAATTCTGGGCATACTTTTAATTCTGGTATACTGTGTAACATTGGTACACTTgcttgtgttatttttttattattaacatcttGATTCTTCACGTTCACCACATTTAGATCTTTCATCACTGTACATTGTCATTATACCAAcactaatttattatcatcatgctAAACAACATTTGGGCAAGGTAATATCTATCAACAATaaggtatatttattaaataattataaaaatttttacccaGGTTGTACAATGTCACCCTGACGAACAAAAAGTTCAGTGACTCTTCCAAATTCAGTtgaacgtaattttttttcaatttttttttcatcaggaTTATTACTATTAACAGTTTGATAAGATAACAATACTCTTCCAGCTGATAATATTGTACCTTTTGATACtttccattttattattttaacatcagCTTTTTCATCACGAGGAAATGCCACTTCAATTTTCGACATTTTAAttcgaatttttttctaattattattacaattcgacgaaaaatatattatatttatattaaatattaatttattattggtatgattattattacttgattaattaataattattttttttgtctgacGTTTTTGCGCGGGAGAATTGTATAAACACACATATGTGACATAATTCTAATGCAATAACAACGATGCTTGTTTGTTTGGAGCCATACCACATGcaccaataaaaataaaacacataaACAAcgacgctttttttttttattattaatttgttgaacgtatattaattgttaattgttagcaattgttattaattaaatgattttgatttttttaaatttacttatgcttcaacaaaattatctgtaattttatgacaatttattttttataaattaatattattaataaaatatttaacaaatatttgcAAGACTTTTATGAAAAGACGTTGGAGCagatgattataaataataagaaaaaataatcataataattattgatgaaaccTAACTTGACATGGAATTTGGCAgacatgtttaatttttttcgcgctttttttttaattttaataaaactcaaaattgcaataataattaaataaataaattagaaattttataaatttttatattgaaaatatgtcTATTATTTTaaggtaataatttattttttggatgggttaattatttatgaagaaaaaaattatttactgaagTACAAGGATGatttttgttggaaaaaaaaaattggaacaTGAcaattgaatgattttttaaataatttttttagtttatttttaaataaaagaatgtAATAATTCTTTTAAGTTGATTCAGGTACATGTAATTAAACCAAAAGACGTTCAATTTCTTGTTGAATTGCTTGAATTTGTGGTTTAAGTTGTGATCCTTCATTGACTGTTATTGAACATGAAACAACTGGTCTAGAAACACCACATGCACGTCCCAATGCTTGCTTGCTTCTGACAAAAACATATGGTACATTTTTATCTTCACATAAAAGAGGTAAAtgcaataatatttcaagtggTTCAGCATCAGCAGCCATTACAATAAACTCAGATAAACCACGATTAAGAGTTTTAGTAGCTTCATTAGCACCTTTTCTTAATTGTTTGTAATTCATTGCTTGCTGaactaaattcaaaatttttgatGTCAATGTAGCATCAGCTAATGGATATGCTTTTGGATTAACTTCTTCAacctaaaattaatatttaaaaaaattattatttatatttaacaagtgTATTTAACACGTGGTTAAAATATACCTAACCTCAAAAATATTGgctaatttttattgtatgttTTATTGGAGTATATTGTTTTACGTACCATTTTTATGAtgtttgattaataattttttttgttaattattataaattgcaGCCTCTCGGCGAATATTTTCCAAAATAATTCGCTTCACTGAGGGAAACAaaaagattaataataaaccgGCAAACGAGTTGTCGATTCAGTGTGAACTGTGTGAATGtgtgattattaattattatttattgaataccGTGAATtgagcaaaataaaaaatccaaacATCAACGGCGTAAGTTTTACCTGAAGATTGATGTCACGCCATGGCGGATCTACCAATCTACTATTACCATCTGAAGGCATTAATTATGAATTCAAAATATGTataaagtaaaatgaaaaaaaaaaaaataaaacagattaattaattgataaacaaatttaaatgcaAAAATCATGAGAAGACGGCAACTGGATGGctgctaattaatttttttttcggtataATTTCAAGggataacaattttttaattaataattgtaattaattgtcTATTTGGGTATTTAAAAGAAGTCATAttgattgttaattattgtcaaaataatttattgttcaacAGAATATGCGTGTAAATAATTTCGTTGTttattttaacgaaaaaatttgtttttttttaatttcaaatttgtGGATATAAGGGAaccttgaaataaaattcaatatataatacttgaaatatgagtcgtaaaaatttatcacaaacTCGTGTCggtattaaaattatcataaaaaaaaaaaaatatgtacttttttattttgaataatgttaaacaaataaatatttttattgttgtgatAAATTGAGGAAAGAATGCATTGGATTTTGTTTACCaaagtgaatttttatttaaataaattgtcaagttTTAAACTcgtaaaaatttgtaaattataatttcaaggaaaaatatattttacctaTTTGCcacaaaagcaaaaaaaaaaaaacaaaagttatgattgcaaaatatcgaaaaattgAAGTATCATTTTAAGTACatgtatgataaaattttataataaaatgctttttatcatcttgaccttaaaatattttcaaacagttttttaaaaactttgtttacaaaaagtatatttttaaaaaataaattatcaaaagttttaaaatcgtaaaatttgcaaaacaattaaataaaatcctgaaaaaataaaaaactttaaaagcTTGTCAGTCCGTGCTTGAATCTTGAGCAGTTAAAGTGTTTTGCAAACCtgtgttaatttaattgagctatcaataaaattaaaaagcaaaaaaaaaaaaaaaaaaaaaaaatgaagaaactTATTACTTCTTGGCTAATATTTGCagcattttttatcattaatttacaaattgtttCACCAgaaacattttgtttttcgaTGCAGAATACATTCCCATTGTGTAAAGTAGACTTTCATGAATTAATCCATTTCGGATCAGAATATGCTAATTATGACGAAGACATCTATACAGTAAACATCAGTGATAGTGATATAAATGtcatagaaaaatattcattcaaCGATGGTAATTCAgggacaaaaacaaaaaagttaataCTCAGTTTATCTGACGGcaatttgataattgaaaaaaatgcttttacaaaattaacGAGTCTTGAATATTTGGAAATAACACCAGGTCGAgttgaattgaattttgatatttttcaaggactcaattttttaaaatttttgaaattaaaagttaatgaaaaaaatgtgaaacTTAATCAAGCCTTGAAATATATACCGAATTTAGAAAGTTTggaaatatttgataatcaaACTATTGGTATTTGTGAGTCATTCAATGacgaattaatattatcacaacTTCAATATACAGGtggtgaaattgaaaaaatatcagccGATTCATTCAAGTGTTTAACACAGcttgaacaattaaaaatcatgaaaacaCAGTTGGCAGTAATCGAAGCTGGTGCATTTGacgatttaaataatttagaatcGCTCTCAATAACaatgaatttgtttttaagaTATATTCCAATATCTAATTATGCTGTACTGCCAAAGGTAATTACATTAGATTTAAGTGACAACGCAATAACAGACATCGATAAAAATTCGTTCATTGGAATGGTCGGTAGtagttgtttattattaaatttaagctACAATGCATTACGTGATCTCGAATATATAGCACTTTTAAACATTGTCAAACAATTGATATCACTGCAAACCAAATGAATCATATTTTCGatgatgtatttaaattttcaaaagccGAAAAGATtttgttgaatgaaaatttaattcctgattttgaaaattatgaagACTGGGGTATTAATAATCAGACTAAAGTATTctcaaatataatttcttaTGAAACTGCAGTCAATGAAGATATCGGATTAGAATGCATTAATCAAAAATGTTATTCAAGTGAAAactatatttttgaaatttgtaaaAGTTGCAGAAAACTTTTATATGTTCAACCAAAATATATGCCAACAAGATTATTACCAAAAGCACTTGAAATTTCAGACGATCAATTATCATATATTGAAAAACGAGCATTTTctaatttgtttattgaaacattaattataaaatcatttgctGACAGTTTTGCTtttgattcaaaaatatttgaaggATTATCaacacttaaaaatttaatattcatgaCTGCTCCAATTTTATTCTATGAATTTGACATAAATACGTTGAAAAATCTAGAACACCTTGTAATATCATTTGACTTATCAGATACAGTAAAATTGTATAAGGTTATTGAgcctttaataaatttaaaaagcctAATAACAAGGAAACATGGATCACCATATTTCTGCACCAAtacaaatgattataaaaataataaaaaacttcgATATCTTCAATACCAAATCAGCTCGTTCACAAGAATACcaacaaaatcatttgaatGTCTTCAAGAACTCAATACTCTCATCATCACTGATGGCTTTCTCAGTTCTTTTGATACTGATGCATTTGGCGGTCTTGAAAATCTTGATACCCTCATCTTAGACTATAACAAAATAACGTCAATCGAAGCAAATACATTTATCGGattaaaaaaacttagaaaatTATCTTTGAGTCATAATTCAATATCATCTATATATGATGGTGCATTTCGACTACAGGATGGTGATTATTCACTTCCCGATTGTATGACTGAAAAAAAGAATGCAATTTACTGTAGACCTGAAACATTATCAGTGTTAGACTTGagtttcaataatataaaaaccaTAACAGATAATATGTTTAGTGGTATATTGATTGAACAAATTGATCTTTCAAATAATATGATAGATTCTACTGATGATTACGAACTCgaagattataaaataatgcacATTGAGATGAATCTTCAATTATATCtccataaaaaatatgaaaaaaacaaaattttatcatgtttcatggaaaaatcatttatattttgtttaaaaaaccgtaaattatcatttataactTATAACGATATTAATATTCTACGAGAATTTGATATAGTTGGTCGAATAAATCCATTAGAAATTGTAACTGATTTAACACTTGATGTATATATTGATGAAAGTCTTTCATCGATTGATCTAAATGCATTTGAagatataacaaataaatttcaattaaaaacattCATAATTAATCGAAATgtacatgataaaattttttttgtaccagAAATATTTATTCGTTTAAAAGGTATAGAAAATCTTGAGCTAAATATTGGTCCTCTTAaacttgatgattattattttgatgatctATTTGatctaaaatatttgaaaatcgaagtaattgatgataaacttTCCTTGATTGAAGCATTGCAaagtttatctttttttgaaaatttggaAATAGTTAGGAATGCCTCTGTTGGTATTTGTAATAAACCATCTCCCAGTAGGATTCCTGAAATTACCACACTTTCATATACAAGTGGTTCAATAACTATTTTACGAAGAGAATCATTAAGttgtttgaaatatttgaaaaacttTACAATCAGTGATACATTACTTGAGACAATTGAAGCCAATGCATTTTATGGACTCTCACATctaaaaaacatcaatttgACATATAATCGAATTACACATATTAaaactgatatttttaatcatatttcTACACTGAATGTGGTTGaacttaataataatcacattGATAAGATTGATCCTCTTGCACTCATAgtgtatgatttttttgtgtttaaacgtttcttgttgttaaatttaagtaacaataaattgaagaaCTTTCATCCAGAAACACTTGCTGGCCTCAAATGTCGAGTACTAGATCTATCgggaaataaaatagaatcgGAAAAGATTTCAATTCCTAAATCTTGTATTCGAAGAATGGTGTTATATATCGACAAAGTTATATCTGGGTCGCGTGGTTGCTTATAATTGACGTGGGtaataattgtcaaaatacatacaaaaaaatatatgaaagatttattattgttttattaaataagaaggtcaaaaaatgatatactttaaatataggtatattaagttaatagtaattattaattataatacatGAACGTTTTACTTGGATTGAgtcaaaattattcatttttattttatcaacttgtctataccatataaaaaaaaaaatgtcaaattaattgaaaattaaattttgatagtcaaagtgaatttttatttaaataaattgtcaagttTTAAAATCGTAAAAATTTGTAGATTATAgcttcaaagaaaaatatattttagctatttgacacgaaaaaaaaaacaaaaaaaaattaatgttagaataaattttgaccttaaaatattttcgaacaatttttttaaaataggtatatattgtttaaaataaggtatcaaaagttttaaaatcgtaaaaatattgtttttccaATATTTCTCATCCAACTGACGTCgaaatttcaaggttttttgTAGATTAGCtgactttatatatatgtatatgtaatatcataaaacattattttaaccttcaaatattttcaaggaattaaaaaaaaaaaacaattttatttaaacatagtgtttttttttaaaaaaaatatgattatcgAAAGTTTTAAACTCGTAAAATATTCTTGAAGCAAttctatttgaaaaaacaatgtaaaatGTTTCAAATGGCAGTAAAACGTTcatgtttatttatgataatatatttgataataaaataccaaggatctatgtagaatatatatatcagcttaaaataaaaattcgtcAGTCGTTTGTTGAATCTCCAGCAGTCCAAATAACTTGCAAatctttgttaatttattcaagtttatattgtcaatataattgggaaaaaaaaaatgaataaatctaTAACTTCGTGGC is drawn from Aphidius gifuensis isolate YNYX2018 linkage group LG3, ASM1490517v1, whole genome shotgun sequence and contains these coding sequences:
- the LOC122853358 gene encoding NHP2-like protein 1; translated protein: MVEEVNPKAYPLADATLTSKILNLVQQAMNYKQLRKGANEATKTLNRGLSEFIVMAADAEPLEILLHLPLLCEDKNVPYVFVRSKQALGRACGVSRPVVSCSITVNEGSQLKPQIQAIQQEIERLLV